In Danaus plexippus chromosome 19, MEX_DaPlex, whole genome shotgun sequence, the following are encoded in one genomic region:
- the LOC116768171 gene encoding sodium channel protein para isoform X20 — MSEDLDSISEEERSLFRPFTRESLAAIESRIAEEHAKQKELEKKRAEGEVRYDDEDEDEGPQPDATLEQGLPLPVRMQGSFPLELASTPLEDIDPFYHNQTTFVVISKGKDIFRFSATNALWILDPFNPIRRVAIYILVHPLFSLFIITTILVNCILMIMPTTPTVESTEVIFTGIYTFESAVKVMARGFILQPFTYLRDAWNWLDFVVIALAYVTMGIDLGNLAALRTFRVLRALKTVAIVPGLKTIVGAVIESVKNLRDVIILTMFSLSVFALMGLQIYMGVLTQKCIKVFPEDGSWGNLTDENWERFCQNETNWYGGDGEYPLCGNSSGAGQCEPGYMCLQGYGPNPNYGYTSFDTFGWAFLSAFRLMTQDYWENLYQLVLRSAGSWHVLFFVVIIFLGSFYLVNLILAIVAMSYDELQKKAEEEEQAEEEALREAEQKAAARADKQEAREAHAREQAAAAEAAAYAEAHPAKSPSDSSCQSYELFVNQERGNQDDNTRERMSLRSDPFQDSVSTQPTHKPTATEQHHEPARRQRKVSMASLSLPGSPFNLRRGSRGSHQMALRPNGRNRYPPGADRKPLVLSTYLDAQEHLPYADDSNAVTPMSEENGAIIIPVYYANLGSRHSSYTSHQSRLSYTSHGDLLGGKAQTKEARLRGRSASRNHSVTSQPHAYPLPRQDSSLASRPLREYEISTTESTDEAGKVLKQSNDNPFIESQRPNVVDMRDVMVLNEIIEQAGRQSRASEQNAEDDEDGPTFKERLLECLMKGIDFFCVWDCCWLWLEFQKYVALLVFDPFVELFITLCIVVNTLFMALDHHDMDKDMDKALKSGNYFFTATFGIEAMLKLIAMSPKYYFQEGWNVFDFIIVALSLLELGLEGVQGLSVLRSFRLLRVFKLAKSWPTLNLLISIMGRTMGALGNLTFVLCIIIFIFAVMGMQLFGKNYVDYVDRFPDGDLPRWNFTDFMHSFMIVFRVLCGEWIESMWDCMLVGDVSCIPFFLATVVIGNLVVLNLFLALLLSNFGSSNLSSPTADQDTNKIAEAFNRISRFIDWVKKSVADILKLVKNKLTNQIAIHAPGLKAALCGRCVSSERVDNELELGADIDDGVLYKDKKLKDQVEVAIGDGMEFTIPGDNKYKKGKLLMNNINAITDNHTDNRINCELNHHGYPIQDDDTISQKSYGSHKIRSFKDESHKGSTDTIDGEEKKDASKEELGLEEEMIAEEEDGKLDLAKIDIKAGEGEVMDSPADCCPEPCYQRFPFLAGDDESPFWQGWAMLRLKTYRLIENTYFETAVITMILLSSLALALEDVHLPHRPILQDILYYMDRIFTVIFFIEMLIKWLALGFQKYFTNAWCWLDFIIVMVSLINFVAALCGAGGIQAFKTMRTLRALRPLRAMSRMQGMRVVVNALVQAIPSIFNVLLVCLIFWLIFAIMGVQLFAGKYFKCVDMNHTTLSHEIIPDRNACILENYTWENSPMNFDHVGKAYLCLFQVATFKGWIQIMNDAIDSREVDRQPIRETNIYMYLYFVFFIIFGSFFTLNLFIGVIIDNFNEQKKKAGGSLEMFMTEDQKKYYNAMKKMGSKKPLKAIPRPRWRPQAIVFEIVTDKKFDMIIMLFIGLNMLTMTLDHYQQSDTFSAVLDYLNMIFIVIFSSECLLKIFALRYHYFVEPWNLFDFVVVMFSILSLVLSDIIEKYFVSPTLLRVVRVAKVGRVLRLVKGAKGIRTLLFALAMSLPALFNICLLLFLVMFIFAIFGMSFFMHVKDKGGLDDVYNFKTFVQSMILLFQMSTSAGWDGVLDGIINEEECDLPDNERGYPGNCGSATIGITYLLSYLVISFLIVINMYIAVILENYSQATEDVQEGLTDDDYDMYYEIWQRFDPEGTQYIRYDQLSDFLDVLEPPLQIHKPNKYKIISMDIPICRGDMMFCVDILDALTKDFFARKGNPIEESVEVGRPDEVGYEPVSSTLWRQREEYCARLIQHAWRRHRRAQSPTGASVTGSCAGEAEGAPTAVLLDAGGGAGGAHRVVLQAAGAAPRPPEPAPPPAPV, encoded by the exons ATGTCCGAGGACTTGGACTCGATCAGCGAGGAAGAACGAAGCTTGTTCCGACCTTTCACCCGAGAATCATTGGCCGCTATCGAATCTCGCATAGCAGAAGAACATGCCAAGCAAAAGGAACTCGAGAAAAAACGAGCGGAAGGAGAG GTGCGTTATGATGACGAAGACGAAGATGAGGGTCCCCAACCAGACGCGACCCTGGAACAGGGCCTGCCACTGCCGGTCCGGATGCAAGGCTCCTTTCCGCTCGAACTGGCCTCCACCCCCCTCGAGGACATCGATCCCTTCTACCACAACCAAACA ACTTTCGTAGTCATAAGCAAGGGTAAAGATATCTTCAGATTTTCGGCGACCAATGCCTTGTGGATATTGGATCCTTTCAATCCAATAAGAAGAGTGGCTATATACATTCTAGTACATCCTTTGTTCtctctatttattataaccacGATTCTTGTGAACTGTATACTTATGATCATGCCTACCACGCCCACCGTTGAAAGTACTGA AGTTATCTTTACCGGAATCTACACCTTTGAATCGGCGGTGAAAGTAATGGCCAGGGGTTTCATACTACAGCCATTCACATACCTTAGAGATGCATGGAATTGGCTTGACTTCGTAGTTATAGCTTTAGC TTATGTGACGATGGGCATAGATCTCGGCAACTTGGCCGCTCTCAGAACATTCAGAGTTCTCCGAGCTTTGAAGACTGTGGCCATCGTACCgg GCTTGAAGACAATCGTTGGTGCTGTAATAGAGTCGGTAAAAAATCTGCGGGATGTGATCATTTTGACCATGTTTTCTCTATCTGTGTTTGCCTTAATGGgactacaaatatatatgggtGTGTTAACGCAGAAATGTATCAAGGTATTCCCCGAAGATGGCAGTTGGGGGAATCTAACCGACGAGAATTGGGAAAGGTTTTGTCAAAATGAAA cAAACTGGTATGGCGGAGATGGAGAATACCCTCTGTGTGGAAATTCATCAGGAGCggg gcAATGCGAACCAGGCTACATGTGTTTGCAAGGTTACGGTCCGAACCCTAATTATGGCTACACAAGTTTCGATACCTTTGGCTGGGCTTTTCTATCGGCCTTCCGTCTCATGACTCAGGATTATTGGgagaatttatatcaattg gtGTTGAGATCGGCGGGTTCGTGGCACGTTTTGTTCTTCGTTGTGATCATCTTCTTAGGTTCGTTCTACCTCGTGAATCTGATCTTGGCCATCGTCGCCATGTCGTACGACGAGTTGCAAAAGAAAGCTGAAGAAGAGGAACAGGCGGAAGAGGAAGCACTTAGG GAAGCCGAGCAAAAAGCGGCAGCACGAGCGGATAAGCAGGAAGCACGAGAAGCACATGCTCGAGAGCAAGCGGCAGCAGCGGAAGCAGCAGCCTATGCAGAAGCACACCCCGCCAAGTCCCCCAGCGACTCCTCTTGTCAGAGCTACGAATTGTTCGTGAACCAGGAGCGCGGCAACCAGGATGACAATACGCGCGAGCGCATGTCCCTCCGTAGCGACCCCTTCCAAGATTCGGTGAGCACTCAGCCCACGCACAAGCCAACCGCCACCGAACAGCACCACGAACCGGCACGCCGTCAGAGGAAGGTCAGCATG GCTTCATTATCTCTACCCGGATCACCGTTCAATTTGAGGAGAGGTTCGAGGGGTTCACATCAAATGGCTTTAAGACCGAACGGAAGGAATCGCTATCCGCCCGGAGCTGATAGAAAACCATTGGTATTGTCAACATATTTGGATGCTCAAGAACATTTACCCTATGCAGACGATTCGAATGCTGTCACACCAATGTCAGAGGAAAATGGCGCTATCATAATACCAGTGTACTATGCCAATTTAG GCTCGAGGCACTCTTCCTACACATCCCACCAGTCCCGATTATCGTACACATCTCACGGGGACCTGTTAGGAGGCAAGGCGCAAACGAAGGAGGCCAGACTGAGAGGTCGATCGGCCTCCAGAAACCACAGTGTGACGTCACAACCGCACGCGTACCCTCTGCCACGCCAGGATTCATCACTGGCTTCCAGGCCACTTAGAGAATAT GAAATAAGTACTACGGAGTCCACGGATGAGGCTGGTAAGGTTCTGAAACAGTCCAACGACAATCCATTCATAGAGTCCCAGAGACCAAACGTTGTGGATATGAGAG ACGTCATGGTTTTGAATGAGATAATAGAGCAAGCCGGAAGACAGAGTCGAGCGAGTGAACAAAACG CGGAAGACGATGAGGATGGACCAACCTTCAAAGAGAGACTTCTGGAGTGCTTGATGAAGGGGATTGACTTCTTTTGTGTGTGGGACTGCTGTTGGTTGTGGTTGGAGTTCCAGAAATACGTGGCCCTGCTAGTGTTCGATCCTTTCGTGGAACTGTTTATAACCTTGTGTATTGTGGTCAACACTCTGTTCATGGCTCTGGACCATCACGACATGGACAAAGATATGGACAAAGCATTAAAGAGTGGAAACTAT TTCTTCACAGCGACATTCGGAATAGAAGCGATGCTAAAGTTAATAGCCATGAGTCCAAAGTACTATTTTCAAGAAGGTTGGAACGTCTTCGATTTTATCATCGTCGCATTATCATTGCTAGAATTGGGTTTGGAAGGTGTACAGGGTTTGTCCGTATTGCGTTCATTTCGTTTG CTTCGAGTATTCAAATTGGCAAAGTCATGGCCGACACTTAATTTACTCATCTCTATAATGGGTAGGACGATGGGTGCCTTGGGCAACCTGACCTTCGTATTGTGcatcattattttcatatttgccGTGATGGGTATGCAACTATTCGGGAAAAATTATGTGG ACTATGTAGACCGGTTCCCTGATGGGGACCTTCCTCGGTGGAACTTCACAGACTTCATGCACAGCTTTATGATAGTCTTCAGAGTGCTTTGTGGGGAATGGATTGAGAGTATGTGGGATTGTATGCTTGTGGGTGACGTTTCCTGCATACCCTTCTTCCTAGCCACCGTCGTCATTGGCAATCTTGTC GTACTAAACCTCTTCTTGGCCCTGTTACTGTCAAACTTCGGATCATCGAATTTATCATCGCCAACAGCAGATCAAGATACGAATAAAATAGCAGAAGCTTTTAACCGGATATCTAGGTTTATAGACTGGGTTAAAAAAAGCGTTGCTGACATCTTGAAACTGGTGAAGAACAAGCTCACGAATCAGATTGCAATCCACGCTCCCG GCTTAAAGGCGGCTTTATGTGGCCGCTGTGTCTCCTCAGAACGCGTTGACAACGAACTGGAACTGGGTGCAGATATAGATGACGGAGTCCTCTACAAAGATAAGAAACTTAAAGACCAAGTGGAAGTTGCTATAGGTGATGGGATGGAATTTACAATACCCG GtgataacaaatacaaaaaaggtaaattattaatgaacaaTATCAATGCTATAACGGACAACCACACGGATAACAGGATAAACTGTGAGCTAAATCATCACGGATATCCAATTCAG GACGATGATACCATTAGTCAGAAATCATATGgtagtcataaaattaggtcaTTTAAAGACGAGAGCCATAAAGGATCGACTGACACCATAGACGGAGAAGAAAAGAAAGATGCTAGTAAAGAAGAATTAGGTTTAGAAGAAG aaatgatAGCAGAAGAGGAAGATGGTAAATTAGATCTAGCCAAAATAGACATCAAAGCCGGTGAAGGTGAGGTCATGGACTCGCCGGCCGACTGCTGTCCGGAGCCTTGCTATCAAAGGTTTCCATTTTTGGCTGGAGATGACGAATCACCGTTCTGGCAGGGCTGGGCTATGTTAAGACTCAAAACTTACAGACTTATTGAAAACACGTACTTCGAAACAGCTGTGATAACTATGATATTACTCAGTAGTTTGGCTTTG GCTTTAGAAGATGTTCATTTACCACATCGACCTATACTCCaagacatattatattatatggatCGAATCTTTActgtaatattctttatcgAGATGTTGATCAAGTGGCTCGCTCTAGGATTTCAGAAATACTTCACGAATGCTTGGTGCTGGCTCGACTTCATCATTGTCATg GTCTCGCTTATAAACTTCGTAGCGGCGCTTTGTGGCGCCGGTGGCATTCAGGCGTTCAAAACGATGCGAACGCTTCGAGCTCTCCGACCGCTCAGAGCTATGAGCCGCATGCAGGGCATGAGG GTGGTAGTGAACGCTCTGGTGCAAGCGATACCATCCATCTTCAATGTGCTGCTCGTGTGTCTAATATTCTGGCTTATTTTCGCTATAATGGGTGTACAACTCTTCGCCgggaaatattttaag TGTGTCGACATGAACCATACCACCTTAAGCCACGAAATAATACCAGACAGAAACGCGTgcattttagaaaattataccTGGGAGAACTCACCAATGAATTTCGATCATGTTGGTAAAGCATATTTGTGCCTATTTCAAGTCGCCACTTTCAAAGGTTGGATTCAGATTATGAACGACGCTATTGATTCACGAGAG GTAGACCGACAACCCATCAGAGAGACGaacatatacatgtatttatattttgtatttttcatcATCTTCGGATCTTTCTTCACTCTTAACCTATTCATTGGTGTGATCATCGATAACTTTAACGAGCAGAAGAAGAAAGCTGGAGGCAGTCTTGAAATGTTCATGACAGAGGATCAGAAGAAGTATTACAACGCCATGAAGAAAATGGGTTCCAAGAAACCACTGAAGGCCATACCAAGACCAAGA tgGCGACCTCAAGCAATTGTATTCGAAATAGTAACGGATAAGAAATTCGACATGATTATCATGTTGTTCATTGGTCTGAACATGTTGACGATGACACTAGACCACTATCAGCAGTCAGACACGTTCAGCGCTGTCCTGGATTACCTTAACATGATATTCATCGTAATATTTAGTTCAGAGTGcctgttaaaaattttcgcCTTACGATACCATTACTTCGTGGAGCCTTGGAATTTATTCGATTTCGTCGTTGTGATGTTTTCTATACTCA GTTTGGTTTTGAGTGATATTATAGAGAAGTACTTTGTGTCGCCTACTCTGTTAAGAGTAGTCAGAGTAGCAAAAGTTGGTCGAGTTCTTCGACTTGTGAAAGGAGCAAAGGGCATCCGAACGCTATTGTTCGCCTTAGCCATGTCACTGCCAGCTCTCttcaatatttgtttactaTTGTTTCTAGTGATGTTTATCTTCGCAATATTTGGAATGTCATTTTTCATGCATGTGAAGGACAAAGGAGGCCTCGACGACgtgtacaattttaaaacttttgtgcAGAGTATGATTTTGCTATTTCAG ATGTCAACCTCAGCCGGTTGGGACGGAGTTCTCGACGGCATCATAAATGAGGAAGAGTGTGATCTGCCAGATAATGAGCGTGGTTACCCTGGAAACTGTGGATCGGCTACAATCGGGATCACTTACCTACTGTCCTACCTCGTAATATCTTTCCTCATTGTTATTAACATGTATATCGCTGTCATTCTCGAGAACTACTCTCAG gcAACGGAAGATGTACAAGAAGGCCTAACTGACGACGACTACGACATGTATTACGAAATATGGCAGCGATTCGATCCCGAGGGTACGCAGTATATCAGATACGACCAACTGTCTGATTTCTTAGATGTGCTCGAACCGCCGTTGCAAATACACAAACCTAATAAGTACAAGATTATATCTATGGACATACCAATATGCCGCGGAGACATGATGTTCTGCGTGGACATCCTTGACGCACTCACGAAGGATTTCTTCGCGAGGAAGGGCAATCCCATCGAGGAGTCGGTGGAGGTTGGCCGGCCAGACGAGGTCGGGTACGAGCCCGTGTCGTCGACGTTGTGGCGACAGCGCGAGGAGTACTGTGCGCGGCTCATCCAGCATGCCTGGCGGCGGCATCGACGAGCGCAGTCCCCGACGGGCGCCTCGGTGACTGGATCGTGCGCTGGCGAGGCGGAAGGCGCGCCCACGGCCGTGCTACTGGACGCAGGCGGTGGTGCGGGCGGTGCGCATCGCGTGGTGCTGCAGGCAGCCGGTGCGGCGCCCCGGCCTCCTGAACCCGCGCCGCCGCCCGCGCCCGTCTGA